A genomic stretch from Mycobacterium malmoense includes:
- the fadD1 gene encoding fatty-acid--CoA ligase FadD1, producing the protein MTDDTIQALLQKRLSDPTVAVKHGSLQWTWIQYLAESTARAAALIAAADPRRPVHIGALLGNTPEMLTQMAAAGLGGYVLCGLNTTRRGEALAADIRRADCQFIVTDAEHRPLLDGLDLEGTQILDTSTPRWAEFVGGAGELVPHRQVTAMDAFMMIFTSGTSGNPKAVPVSHLMATIAGLSLTGRFGLTEGDTCYVSMPLFHSNAVVAGWAPAVASGAAIVPARFSASNFLDDVRRYGATYMNYVGKPLAYILATPERDDDADNPLRVAFGNEANDKDIEEFARRFGVRVEDGFGSTENAVIVIREPGTPKGSIGRGVDGVAVYDSETVTECAVARFDAHGALANADEAVGELVNSAGSGFFTGYYNDPEANAERMRHGMYWSGDLAYRDAEGWIYLAGRTADWMRVDGENLAAAPIERILLRHSAINRVAVYAVPDGRVGDQVMAAVVRNTGATLDPDSFEAFLDTQPDLSPKARPRYVRIAADLPSTATHKVLKRRLIAEGTAVGEGEILWEREPHGTAYRRAAPTPNPDSYAPDGGSAPSPVAPV; encoded by the coding sequence ATGACTGACGACACGATTCAGGCGCTCCTGCAGAAGCGCCTGTCCGACCCGACGGTCGCCGTGAAACACGGTAGCCTGCAATGGACTTGGATCCAGTACCTGGCGGAGTCAACGGCTCGGGCCGCGGCCCTGATCGCCGCCGCCGATCCACGCCGACCGGTGCACATCGGCGCCCTGCTGGGCAACACGCCCGAGATGCTGACCCAGATGGCGGCGGCCGGGCTCGGCGGCTACGTGCTGTGCGGCCTGAACACCACACGGCGCGGCGAAGCGCTGGCCGCCGACATCCGGCGGGCCGACTGTCAGTTCATCGTGACCGACGCCGAGCATCGGCCGCTGCTGGATGGTTTGGATCTCGAGGGCACGCAGATTCTCGACACCTCGACGCCGCGGTGGGCGGAATTCGTCGGCGGCGCCGGCGAGCTGGTCCCCCATCGGCAAGTGACCGCGATGGACGCGTTCATGATGATCTTCACCTCCGGGACGAGCGGAAATCCCAAGGCGGTGCCGGTATCCCACCTGATGGCCACCATCGCCGGTCTCAGCCTGACCGGGCGCTTCGGCCTCACCGAAGGGGACACCTGCTACGTGTCCATGCCGCTGTTTCACTCCAATGCGGTCGTCGCGGGATGGGCACCCGCGGTGGCCTCCGGCGCCGCGATCGTGCCGGCGAGGTTCTCGGCGAGCAACTTCCTCGATGACGTCCGCCGCTACGGCGCCACCTACATGAATTACGTCGGCAAGCCCCTTGCCTACATCCTCGCCACCCCCGAACGCGACGACGACGCGGACAATCCGCTGCGAGTGGCGTTCGGTAATGAGGCCAACGACAAGGATATCGAGGAGTTTGCGCGCCGCTTCGGCGTTCGGGTCGAGGACGGATTCGGCTCAACCGAAAACGCCGTCATCGTGATACGCGAACCCGGCACGCCGAAGGGCTCGATCGGCAGAGGGGTCGACGGGGTCGCGGTATACGACAGCGAGACCGTGACCGAGTGCGCCGTCGCGCGCTTCGACGCCCACGGCGCGTTGGCCAATGCCGACGAAGCCGTGGGTGAGTTGGTCAACTCGGCGGGATCGGGCTTTTTCACCGGCTACTACAACGATCCCGAAGCCAACGCCGAACGCATGCGCCACGGCATGTACTGGTCCGGAGACCTCGCCTACCGCGATGCCGAGGGTTGGATCTACCTCGCCGGCCGCACCGCCGACTGGATGCGGGTCGACGGCGAGAACCTGGCCGCGGCACCGATCGAACGAATTCTGTTGCGCCACAGCGCTATCAACCGCGTCGCCGTCTACGCCGTCCCGGACGGACGCGTCGGCGACCAGGTGATGGCCGCCGTCGTCCGCAATACGGGCGCGACCCTCGATCCCGATTCCTTCGAGGCGTTCCTTGACACTCAGCCCGATCTGTCGCCCAAGGCCCGCCCGCGATACGTGCGCATCGCCGCCGACCTGCCGAGCACCGCCACTCACAAGGTGCTCAAGCGGCGTCTGATCGCCGAAGGAACGGCCGTGGGCGAGGGCGAAATTCTTTGGGAGCGCGAACCGCACGGCACCGCCTACCGGCGCGCGGCGCCCACGCCTAATCCGGATTCCTATGCACCCGACGGCGGATCTGCCCCTTCGCCCGTCGCACCCGTTTGA
- a CDS encoding SDR family NAD(P)-dependent oxidoreductase, whose amino-acid sequence MPDATTSPLHGRRILVTGGATGIGAAAIGVLAAAGAEVAATYHRTPPPEDLVATWLQCDVRSAEAVSATVRQAAEGLGGLDVLVNAAGLWQPGIPGYIGVDEISFLLDTNVKATILTNQAAHAVMKGAGGRIINFGSSEAVMGSPISAVYAATKGAVQAWTRSAARAWAADNVTVNALAPAVQTPGADRLRDFLGPQAGALIDQQMKMMIPLGGALGDPVRDVGPVLVFLAGPGSGFITGQLLAVDGGLTMVGG is encoded by the coding sequence ATGCCAGATGCGACGACATCACCGCTGCACGGCCGGCGGATCCTGGTCACCGGCGGAGCCACCGGCATCGGTGCGGCCGCCATCGGCGTGCTCGCCGCGGCGGGGGCCGAGGTCGCCGCCACCTACCACCGGACCCCGCCGCCGGAAGATCTGGTGGCCACCTGGCTGCAGTGCGATGTGCGTTCCGCCGAGGCCGTCTCGGCGACGGTGCGGCAGGCGGCCGAGGGGCTCGGTGGACTCGACGTGTTGGTGAACGCCGCGGGGCTGTGGCAGCCCGGAATCCCCGGATACATCGGCGTTGACGAAATTTCGTTCCTGTTGGACACCAACGTGAAGGCGACCATCCTCACCAATCAGGCCGCGCACGCCGTGATGAAAGGTGCCGGCGGCCGGATCATCAACTTCGGATCGTCCGAAGCCGTTATGGGCAGCCCGATCTCGGCCGTCTATGCCGCGACGAAGGGTGCGGTGCAGGCGTGGACGCGATCGGCGGCCCGCGCCTGGGCCGCCGACAATGTCACCGTCAACGCCTTGGCGCCGGCGGTGCAGACGCCGGGCGCCGACCGGTTACGGGATTTCCTCGGCCCGCAGGCCGGTGCCCTCATCGACCAGCAGATGAAGATGATGATTCCGCTCGGTGGGGCGCTGGGAGATCCGGTGCGCGATGTCGGGCCGGTACTGGTCTTTCTGGCCGGCCCGGGTTCGGGCTTCATTACCGGGCAACTGCTGGCGGTCGACGGCGGCCTGACCATGGTGGGCGGGTAA
- a CDS encoding sodium-dependent bicarbonate transport family permease, giving the protein MLYEFWHNFTHNLFKPLLLFFYFGFLMPILKVRFEFPHVIYQGLTMYLLLAIGWRGGEELAAIKPANVGGIAGFMVVGFLLNFVIGALAYFMLSWLSTIRRIDRAMVAGYYGSDSAGTFATCVAILASMGIAFNPYMPVMLAVMEIPGCLVALYLVARLRNRGMDAAGNMPDEPGYTPRGTVRTGPGTATRPVYGQSLESEHELTIPVKRPPYPEWKLPNQAHANRRVPKVAPLKDVLLNPGLCLLLGAIVVGFISGLQGQEVIHDQDTFFVSAFQGALCLFLLEMGMTASRKLKDLRSAGFGFIFFGLLAPNVFAALGIFVAHGYAFLTNTEFKSGTYVLFAVLCGAASYIAVPAVQRLAIPEASPTLPLAASLGLTFSYNVTIGIPLYVEMAHLASWWGL; this is encoded by the coding sequence ATGCTGTATGAATTCTGGCATAACTTCACCCACAACCTGTTCAAGCCCCTCCTGCTGTTCTTCTACTTCGGGTTCCTGATGCCGATCCTGAAGGTGCGCTTCGAGTTTCCGCACGTGATCTACCAGGGCCTGACCATGTACCTGCTGCTGGCCATCGGCTGGCGCGGGGGCGAGGAGCTCGCCGCGATCAAGCCGGCGAACGTTGGCGGCATCGCCGGCTTCATGGTCGTTGGCTTCCTGTTGAACTTCGTAATCGGTGCTCTCGCCTATTTCATGCTGAGCTGGCTGAGTACCATCCGGCGGATCGACCGGGCAATGGTCGCCGGTTATTACGGGTCGGATTCGGCGGGGACTTTTGCCACCTGCGTGGCAATTCTTGCCAGCATGGGGATCGCGTTCAACCCCTACATGCCGGTCATGTTGGCCGTCATGGAGATTCCCGGTTGCCTGGTGGCGCTGTACCTGGTCGCGCGACTGCGCAATCGGGGGATGGATGCGGCGGGGAATATGCCGGATGAACCCGGCTACACCCCACGGGGGACGGTTCGGACCGGACCCGGCACCGCCACGCGGCCCGTCTACGGCCAGAGCCTGGAGTCGGAGCACGAGCTGACGATCCCGGTGAAAAGGCCTCCGTATCCCGAGTGGAAGCTTCCAAATCAGGCTCACGCGAACCGGCGCGTCCCCAAGGTCGCGCCGCTGAAAGATGTCTTACTCAACCCTGGGCTCTGTCTCCTCCTCGGCGCCATCGTCGTTGGCTTCATTAGTGGGCTGCAGGGCCAAGAGGTGATTCATGACCAGGACACCTTTTTCGTCTCGGCCTTCCAGGGTGCTCTTTGCCTTTTCCTGCTTGAGATGGGCATGACGGCCTCGCGCAAGTTGAAGGACCTGCGGTCAGCGGGCTTCGGTTTCATCTTCTTCGGTCTGTTGGCGCCTAATGTCTTTGCGGCGCTGGGGATCTTCGTCGCCCACGGCTACGCCTTCCTGACGAACACCGAGTTCAAGTCGGGAACATACGTGCTGTTCGCGGTGCTATGTGGCGCCGCGTCCTACATCGCCGTCCCGGCCGTCCAGCGGCTGGCAATCCCCGAGGCCAGCCCGACCTTGCCGCTGGCGGCATCACTGGGTTTGACCTTCTCGTACAACGTCACCATAGGGATCCCGCTCTATGTCGAGATGGCCCATCTCGCCAGTTGGTGGGGCCTGTAG
- a CDS encoding alpha/beta fold hydrolase encodes MSTIDISAGTIHYEATGPEDGRPVVFVHGYMMGGQLWRQVSERLADLGLRCIAPTWPLGAHPQPLRPGADRTITGVAGIVAEVLAALHLEDVVLVGNDTGGIVTQLVAVHHPERLGALVLTSCDAFEHFPPPILKPVILAAKSKTLFRTAIQAMRAPAARKRAFDGLAHRNIDDLTTVWVRPALSDPAVAEDLRQFTLSLRTEVTTGAAARLPEFTKPTLIAWSADDVFFELGDGERLAATIPNARLEIIEKARTFSMVDRPDRLADLVSTIAVPA; translated from the coding sequence ATGTCGACGATCGACATTAGTGCCGGAACCATCCATTACGAAGCAACCGGACCCGAGGACGGCAGGCCCGTCGTGTTCGTGCACGGGTACATGATGGGCGGCCAACTGTGGCGCCAGGTCAGCGAACGACTCGCCGACTTGGGGCTGCGGTGCATCGCCCCCACCTGGCCGCTGGGCGCGCATCCGCAGCCGTTGCGTCCCGGCGCCGACCGAACCATCACCGGCGTCGCCGGCATCGTCGCCGAGGTGCTCGCCGCCCTCCATCTCGAGGACGTGGTGCTGGTCGGCAACGACACCGGCGGGATCGTCACACAACTCGTCGCGGTGCACCATCCCGAGCGGCTCGGGGCGCTTGTGCTCACGAGTTGCGATGCCTTCGAACACTTTCCGCCGCCGATCCTCAAGCCGGTGATCCTGGCAGCCAAGTCAAAGACGCTGTTCCGGACGGCGATCCAGGCCATGCGGGCACCGGCGGCGCGCAAGCGCGCGTTCGACGGACTGGCCCATCGCAACATCGACGACCTCACGACGGTCTGGGTGCGCCCGGCGCTTTCCGACCCCGCGGTCGCCGAAGACCTGCGCCAGTTCACCCTGTCGCTGCGCACCGAGGTCACCACCGGCGCCGCCGCCCGCCTGCCCGAGTTCACCAAACCCACGCTCATCGCCTGGTCGGCTGACGACGTGTTCTTCGAACTCGGAGACGGCGAGCGACTGGCCGCGACCATCCCGAACGCCCGCCTCGAGATAATCGAGAAGGCGCGGACGTTCTCGATGGTGGACCGGCCGGACCGGCTCGCCGACCTGGTGTCGACGATTGCGGTGCCCGCTTAG
- a CDS encoding TetR/AcrR family transcriptional regulator, translated as MEIKRRTQEERSAATRDALISAARKLWGARGYAEVGTPEIATAAGVTRGAMYHQFADKAALFGEVVETVEQDVMARMATFVAESGARTPADAIRAAVDAWLEASGDPEVRQLILLDAPSVLGWAAFRDVAQRYSLGMTEQLLTDAIRAGQLADQPVRPLAHVLIGALDEAAMAIAMADDPKRARRETGEVLHRLIDAMLNER; from the coding sequence ATGGAAATCAAGAGACGGACCCAGGAGGAGCGCTCCGCGGCGACCCGCGATGCGCTGATCTCGGCTGCCCGCAAGCTCTGGGGCGCGCGGGGCTACGCGGAGGTGGGGACGCCGGAGATCGCCACCGCCGCGGGCGTGACCCGGGGGGCGATGTATCACCAATTCGCTGACAAGGCAGCGCTTTTCGGCGAAGTCGTCGAGACCGTGGAGCAGGATGTGATGGCCCGGATGGCCACCTTCGTGGCCGAGTCGGGAGCGAGGACGCCCGCGGACGCGATCCGGGCCGCGGTCGATGCCTGGCTCGAGGCCTCCGGCGATCCGGAGGTGCGTCAGCTGATCCTTCTCGACGCGCCCAGCGTGCTCGGCTGGGCCGCCTTCCGCGATGTCGCCCAGCGGTACAGCCTGGGCATGACCGAGCAGCTGCTCACCGACGCCATCCGGGCGGGGCAGCTGGCCGATCAACCGGTGCGACCGCTGGCCCACGTGCTGATCGGCGCGCTCGACGAGGCCGCCATGGCCATCGCCATGGCCGACGATCCCAAACGCGCCCGCCGGGAGACCGGGGAGGTGCTGCACCGGCTCATCGACGCGATGCTGAACGAACGTTAA
- a CDS encoding VOC family protein: MRWRGVHHVEFAVLNYDDSIAFYDAMFGWLGYRSFWTLDIEYRSTYYMARFPAPHSYIGIQPARTGSKLHHAEQAVGINHIALWAKSRREVDRFHREFLTARGIHVTDQPKEYPHYAPGYYAVFFDDPINGIHWELARLPIAASPRELWRSRRALTDIAAARVDLPHSLRLLARQAIRTLPSR; encoded by the coding sequence ATGCGCTGGCGGGGTGTTCATCACGTCGAATTTGCCGTTTTGAATTACGACGACTCCATAGCTTTCTACGATGCGATGTTCGGTTGGCTCGGCTATAGGAGTTTCTGGACACTCGACATCGAATATCGATCGACCTACTACATGGCTCGTTTTCCGGCTCCGCACAGCTACATCGGCATTCAGCCCGCACGGACAGGGAGCAAGCTTCATCATGCCGAGCAGGCGGTCGGAATCAACCACATTGCGCTCTGGGCGAAAAGCCGGCGAGAAGTCGACCGCTTCCATCGTGAGTTCCTGACCGCACGAGGAATCCACGTCACCGACCAGCCGAAAGAGTACCCGCACTACGCGCCCGGCTATTACGCCGTTTTCTTTGACGACCCAATCAATGGCATCCACTGGGAGCTGGCCCGCCTACCCATAGCGGCGTCTCCTCGTGAGCTGTGGAGATCGCGTCGAGCCCTTACCGACATTGCGGCGGCGCGCGTGGACTTGCCGCACTCGCTGCGCCTGCTTGCTCGCCAGGCCATACGAACGCTGCCGTCCCGGTAA
- a CDS encoding polysaccharide deacetylase family protein: MAAEFGNTRTGSRAPTARRKRPAKGRVGFTVSPFAGTSGRGRAASEFNRRRFLGALAAATVAGVGAARLVVDPQPRTFAQAPGAGVATAGPTAPSALLPPPPPSARIPLPGGGALVKIPGQGDLLALTVDDGVNSEVVRAYTQFAKDTGVRLTFFVNGIYKSWTENAAILRPLVDSGQIQLGNHTWSHPDLTTLPKDEVAQQITRNDEFLKRTYGIGAKPYWRPPYAKRNADVDAVAADLGYTVPTLWSGSLSDSTLITEDYIVKMADQYFTPQSIVIGHLNHLPVTHVYPQLVDIIRSRDLRTVTLNDVFLKTP; the protein is encoded by the coding sequence GTGGCGGCGGAGTTTGGCAACACGCGAACCGGGTCGCGTGCGCCGACGGCGCGCCGCAAACGGCCCGCGAAAGGTCGCGTCGGATTCACCGTCTCCCCCTTTGCGGGTACGTCCGGTCGGGGTCGTGCCGCGTCGGAGTTCAACCGGCGCCGTTTCCTCGGGGCGCTGGCCGCGGCCACCGTTGCCGGCGTGGGTGCGGCCCGCCTCGTCGTTGACCCGCAACCCCGGACATTCGCGCAGGCCCCTGGGGCTGGCGTGGCAACCGCCGGTCCAACCGCGCCGTCGGCCCTGTTACCGCCACCACCGCCGAGCGCTCGCATCCCGCTGCCCGGTGGCGGCGCACTGGTCAAGATTCCCGGCCAAGGCGATTTGCTGGCATTGACCGTCGATGACGGCGTCAACAGCGAAGTGGTGCGGGCCTACACGCAATTCGCCAAGGACACCGGCGTGCGGCTGACATTTTTCGTCAACGGGATTTATAAGTCCTGGACCGAAAACGCGGCGATACTTCGACCGTTGGTGGATTCCGGCCAGATCCAGCTGGGCAACCACACCTGGTCGCACCCGGATTTGACCACCCTGCCGAAAGACGAGGTCGCTCAACAGATCACCCGCAACGACGAATTCCTGAAGAGGACCTACGGCATCGGCGCCAAACCGTACTGGCGGCCGCCGTACGCGAAACGCAACGCCGACGTCGATGCTGTCGCTGCCGACCTCGGCTACACCGTCCCGACCTTGTGGTCGGGTTCGTTGTCGGATTCCACGCTGATCACCGAGGACTACATCGTGAAGATGGCCGACCAATACTTCACCCCGCAGTCCATCGTTATCGGACACCTCAATCACCTGCCCGTCACCCACGTCTACCCGCAACTCGTCGACATCATCCGGTCCCGAGACCTACGTACGGTCACGCTCAACGACGTTTTCCTCAAAACCCCGTAG
- a CDS encoding alpha/beta hydrolase-fold protein, translating to MPHSVEQLSLLHGWLPPAVQALALLVAVSAIGWRRRRWRGWALPVALGFAAVVTALAYWYITSIGVAGDPAPVPLWLWIAMSGLAVAVLLLGWPGARWWRRGLAFFSVPLCVLCAALALNGWVGYFPTVLAAWNQLTSQPLPDQIDRLRVTAMQLEGTRPTKGVVVPVTIGADASHFPHRQELVYLPPAWFSSNPPPRLPAVMMVSSAFNTPADWLRPGGAFSTIDDFAARHHGFAPALVFVDATGTFDNDTECVNGSRGNAADHLTKDVVPFVVSNFGVSADRANWGVAGWSMGGTCAVDLAVMHPDMFSAFVDIAGDRSPNTGSKEQSIARLFGGNTTAWAAFDPVTVMNRHGHYTGVSGWFDVPASSGPRNFAEEANPTLSAPSTDPAANPEGQDAAANSLCAVATAHGITCAVVTQPGRHDWPFAAQAFAASLPWLAAALGTPGAQPVQLPQRGGGAPH from the coding sequence TTGCCCCACTCCGTCGAACAGCTGTCGTTGCTGCATGGCTGGTTGCCGCCGGCGGTGCAAGCGCTCGCGCTGCTCGTGGCCGTCAGCGCGATCGGATGGCGCAGGCGGCGTTGGCGCGGCTGGGCGCTACCGGTGGCCCTGGGCTTCGCGGCGGTGGTGACGGCACTGGCCTACTGGTACATCACGTCGATAGGTGTGGCCGGGGACCCGGCACCGGTGCCGCTGTGGCTATGGATCGCGATGAGTGGACTCGCGGTCGCGGTGCTGTTGCTCGGATGGCCGGGTGCCCGCTGGTGGCGACGGGGCCTGGCGTTTTTTTCGGTACCCCTGTGCGTGTTGTGCGCCGCATTGGCCTTGAACGGCTGGGTTGGCTATTTCCCCACCGTGCTGGCCGCATGGAATCAGCTGACGTCGCAGCCGTTGCCCGATCAAATCGATCGGCTGCGGGTCACCGCAATGCAGCTCGAGGGGACCAGGCCGACCAAGGGCGTGGTGGTGCCCGTGACAATCGGCGCCGACGCGTCGCACTTTCCCCACCGCCAGGAGCTGGTGTATCTGCCTCCGGCGTGGTTCAGCAGCAATCCGCCGCCCCGGCTGCCGGCGGTCATGATGGTCAGTTCGGCGTTTAATACGCCTGCCGACTGGCTGCGACCCGGCGGCGCTTTCAGCACCATCGACGACTTCGCCGCCCGTCATCACGGTTTCGCCCCGGCGCTGGTGTTCGTCGATGCCACCGGCACGTTCGACAACGACACCGAATGCGTCAACGGGAGCCGCGGCAACGCCGCCGATCACCTGACGAAAGATGTGGTGCCGTTCGTCGTCTCGAATTTCGGCGTCAGCGCCGACCGGGCCAACTGGGGCGTCGCCGGATGGTCGATGGGCGGGACGTGCGCCGTCGACTTGGCCGTCATGCATCCGGACATGTTCAGCGCATTCGTGGACATCGCCGGCGATCGCAGCCCCAACACGGGCAGCAAGGAGCAATCCATCGCTCGGCTGTTCGGCGGTAACACGACCGCCTGGGCCGCTTTTGACCCGGTCACCGTCATGAATCGGCATGGTCACTACACGGGGGTATCGGGTTGGTTCGACGTCCCCGCGTCGTCCGGTCCGCGCAACTTCGCCGAGGAAGCCAACCCCACCCTCAGCGCTCCCAGCACCGATCCCGCCGCCAACCCGGAAGGCCAGGACGCGGCCGCCAATTCGCTGTGCGCCGTCGCCACCGCCCACGGGATCACCTGCGCGGTGGTTACCCAACCGGGCAGGCACGACTGGCCCTTCGCCGCCCAGGCGTTCGCCGCGTCGCTGCCGTGGCTGGCCGCGGCGCTGGGAACCCCCGGCGCCCAGCCCGTCCAGTTACCACAGCGCGGCGGCGGGGCGCCTCACTGA
- a CDS encoding heavy metal translocating P-type ATPase, protein MPEAAGLNNVELDIAGMTCASCAMRIEKKLNKLDGVNATVNYATEKASLTVPIGYDTRALIAEVEKAGYTAAPSHHDDEPAARPASDDPELTSLRTRVVAAAVLAVPVIAMAMIPALQFRYWQWASLVLAAPVIVWAAHPFHAAAWANLKHGVATMDTLVSVGTLSAFVWSLYALFFGTAGRPGMRHGFELTVTRGDGAGNIYLEVAAGVTLFVLAGRYFEKRSKRRAGAALRALLELGAKDVAVLRPGVPGTETRIPVDQLVVGDEFVVRPGEKIATDGIVVSGSSAVDASMLTGESVPIEVGAGDAVTGATVNAGGRLVVRASRVGDDTQLAQMAKLVEAAQSGKAEVQRLADRISGVFVPVVIAIAAATLAVWLGAGFPITAALTAAVAVLIIACPCALGLATPTALLVGTGRAAQLGVLIRGPETLESTRKVDTIVLDKTGTVTTGTMAVVDVITGPHADRETLLRYAGALEDASEHPVARAIAKGAKAELGTLPAPRDFANVEGKGVRGIVDGHAVVVGRESLLADWTQHLDAELSAAKARAEGDGKTAVVAGWDGRARGILVVADTVKPTSAEAVRQFKRLGLAPVLLTGDNATVARRIADEVGIAQVIAGVMPADKVAAVKRLQSEGKVVAMVGDGINDAAALATADLGLAMGTGTDAAIEAADLTLVRGDLRAAVDAIRLSRQTLRTIETNLLWAFGYNVAAIPLAAFGLLNPMLAGAAMALSSVFVVGNSLRLRSFASTTREDGVG, encoded by the coding sequence ATGCCCGAGGCGGCCGGGCTGAACAACGTCGAGCTGGACATCGCCGGGATGACCTGCGCGTCGTGCGCGATGCGCATCGAAAAGAAACTGAACAAGCTCGACGGGGTCAACGCGACGGTCAACTACGCAACCGAAAAGGCCAGCCTCACCGTCCCCATCGGGTATGACACCCGGGCGTTGATCGCAGAAGTCGAGAAGGCCGGCTACACCGCGGCCCCCTCCCACCACGACGACGAACCCGCCGCAAGGCCGGCGTCCGACGACCCCGAGCTGACATCGCTGCGCACCCGCGTGGTTGCCGCGGCCGTGCTCGCCGTCCCGGTCATCGCGATGGCGATGATCCCTGCCCTGCAGTTCCGCTACTGGCAATGGGCATCGCTGGTCCTGGCCGCACCGGTCATCGTGTGGGCGGCCCATCCCTTCCATGCGGCCGCGTGGGCCAACCTCAAACATGGTGTGGCCACCATGGACACCCTGGTCTCGGTCGGGACGCTGTCGGCGTTCGTGTGGTCGCTGTACGCCCTGTTCTTTGGGACGGCCGGGCGACCGGGGATGCGCCACGGCTTCGAGCTGACCGTCACCCGCGGCGACGGAGCGGGCAACATCTACCTCGAAGTGGCCGCGGGCGTGACCCTGTTCGTCCTGGCCGGCCGGTACTTCGAGAAGCGCTCCAAGCGGCGTGCGGGCGCCGCGCTGCGCGCCCTGCTGGAGCTGGGCGCCAAGGACGTCGCGGTGTTGCGCCCCGGCGTCCCCGGCACCGAGACCCGCATCCCCGTAGACCAACTGGTGGTGGGCGACGAGTTCGTGGTGCGGCCCGGAGAAAAGATCGCCACCGACGGGATCGTTGTCTCGGGCTCCTCGGCCGTCGACGCCTCGATGCTCACCGGCGAGTCCGTCCCTATCGAGGTCGGCGCGGGCGACGCCGTCACCGGTGCCACCGTGAACGCCGGCGGGCGCCTGGTCGTGCGCGCCAGCCGGGTCGGCGACGACACCCAGTTGGCACAGATGGCCAAGCTCGTCGAAGCGGCCCAATCGGGCAAGGCCGAGGTGCAGCGGCTCGCGGACCGGATCTCCGGCGTGTTCGTCCCCGTCGTCATCGCCATCGCCGCGGCCACCCTCGCCGTGTGGCTCGGCGCCGGGTTCCCGATCACCGCGGCGCTGACGGCCGCGGTCGCGGTGCTGATCATCGCCTGCCCGTGCGCGCTCGGGCTGGCGACTCCGACGGCGCTGCTGGTCGGCACCGGCCGCGCGGCCCAGCTCGGCGTGCTCATCAGAGGACCCGAAACGCTGGAGTCCACCCGCAAGGTCGACACGATCGTGCTGGACAAGACCGGCACGGTGACCACCGGCACCATGGCCGTCGTCGACGTGATCACCGGCCCGCACGCCGACCGCGAAACGCTGCTGCGCTACGCCGGGGCGTTGGAGGACGCCTCCGAGCATCCCGTCGCACGGGCGATCGCCAAGGGAGCAAAGGCGGAACTCGGCACCCTGCCCGCGCCCCGGGACTTTGCCAATGTCGAGGGCAAAGGCGTGCGAGGCATTGTCGACGGCCACGCCGTCGTCGTCGGGCGCGAGAGCCTGCTGGCCGACTGGACCCAGCACCTCGACGCCGAATTGTCGGCGGCCAAGGCCCGCGCCGAGGGCGACGGCAAAACCGCCGTCGTCGCCGGCTGGGACGGCCGCGCCCGCGGGATCCTGGTCGTCGCCGATACCGTCAAACCCACCAGCGCCGAAGCCGTCCGGCAGTTCAAGCGGTTGGGGCTGGCGCCGGTGCTGCTGACCGGCGACAACGCGACCGTCGCGAGGCGCATCGCCGACGAGGTCGGCATCGCGCAGGTTATCGCCGGGGTGATGCCCGCCGACAAGGTCGCCGCGGTCAAGCGTTTGCAGTCCGAGGGCAAGGTCGTCGCCATGGTCGGCGACGGCATCAACGACGCCGCGGCCCTGGCCACCGCCGATCTGGGGCTCGCCATGGGCACCGGCACCGACGCGGCGATCGAAGCCGCCGACCTGACCCTGGTACGCGGGGATCTTCGCGCCGCGGTGGACGCGATCCGGCTCTCCCGGCAGACATTGCGCACTATCGAGACAAACCTGTTGTGGGCCTTCGGCTACAACGTCGCCGCGATCCCGTTGGCGGCGTTCGGCCTGCTCAACCCGATGCTGGCGGGCGCCGCGATGGCGCTCTCCAGTGTCTTCGTCGTCGGCAACAGCCTGCGGCTGCGCTCCTTCGCAAGCACGACCCGCGAGGACGGTGTGGGATAG
- a CDS encoding heavy-metal-associated domain-containing protein, with protein MNTSEFRVSGMSCGHCEAAIRGEVGQIPGVVSVDVNARTGRLVVTSSVPVDASAVLGAVDEAGYEAVVVA; from the coding sequence ATGAACACGAGCGAGTTTCGGGTGAGCGGGATGAGCTGCGGTCACTGCGAGGCCGCCATCAGGGGCGAGGTGGGCCAAATCCCGGGTGTGGTCAGCGTTGACGTCAACGCGCGCACGGGCAGGCTCGTCGTTACAAGTTCTGTTCCCGTCGACGCGAGCGCCGTGCTGGGCGCGGTCGACGAGGCCGGCTATGAGGCGGTCGTGGTCGCGTGA